The Alistipes megaguti sequence TAGCCCAGGTTCACCGGGTCACGGTCGGCCGACGAAACCGAAGCGACCTCCACACCGTCGATGTAGAGTTTCAGGTTCGAACCGTCGTCAACCGTGGCGACGTGATACCAGCGGTTCAGACTCAGCGGGTTGTCCAGGGCTGCAAGCGTCGAACCGCGGCCGGCCACATTGAGGATGCTGCGCGGCTCGTCGACGCCGCCGATGCTGACATCACCGATGCGGAGCATGAAGTTCTCCTCGACGCCGATGAGCGACGAAATGCCGTGGCTCAGCGAACTCCACCCCTTGGCATACATGCGGATCTCCATCGTGCAGGCCGACAGGTTGTCCAGTTCGGCTTTGCCCTTCATGGTCTTCTCCATGTCGATGTTCCACGAACCGCCCAGATCGACGCCGCGTGTCTTGATCAGCTGGTTGAAGACGATGTAGGTCGTCTGCGAAGCCCCCAGCACCGACATGCCGGTTGACGTGCCGGTGATGTGGAGCGGCAGGCAGTACAGGACGCCGAACTCGAGGTCGTCCATCGACAGGATCTCGACCGATACGGGATCCGACACGGCCGAACCGGCCGCAATGCGAGCTTCGGTGTCCGAAAGATTATAGCTGCCCTCGGGCAGAATCCGGTACGAAGTGCCGTGCTCGGCATTGTAGGTATCCAGTTCCGAAGCCTTGACCTCGAGGAAGACGCCGACGTCCTCGGTCACCTTGGTCGACGAGGTGATGCTCACCGATACGGTTGACGGACCGTCGATGTAGACGTTCGTCAGGGGAGAATTCTCCGTGCCGGTGAAGAAGACGACATCGGTGTACTCCTGCGACTCCTGGCAGCCCGCAGCCAGTGCTGCGGTTGCCAGAAGAATTGCCATCAGTTTATTGGTTTTCATGATAGATCAACATTTTGGATTATTTCGCATAGATATTGAACTCGCCGGTACCCATGTTGCTGCCGTACGAGGCGTTGATACGCAGGTAGCGGACCTTCTGCGAGCCGTAGAGGGCGATATAGGCATCGGGCAGGGAGACGGAGATGCTGCCGGCACTCTGCGACGGCGTGCCCAGCATCTGGTAGTCCACGCCATCGAGGCTGTACTCGATCATCACCTCGTTCGGGGCGTATTTGGCGCCGTAATCCGAGCGCGAGACAAAATACATGCCCGTCATGTCGTAGTCCCGGCCCATATCGACGGTAAAGCTGACCGGACCGCCCCACGTACGGATGTAGGAGGCCTCGTCTCCATCGAAGAGCAGGTCGTAGGTGCCGGTGTGGATACCCTCCGTATCGCAGGCGATGATCTTCCAGCCCGAACGGTCGGCAACGGGTTCACCTTCGATGCTGGCCTCGGTGAAGTTCGTGCGGAAGAGTTCGCTGCTGGTCTCAACCGAGACGGCCACATAGACCACGCCGCGGCTCTCGCTCACGATGGCTCCCGAC is a genomic window containing:
- a CDS encoding DUF1735 and LamG domain-containing protein; translation: MKTNKLMAILLATAALAAGCQESQEYTDVVFFTGTENSPLTNVYIDGPSTVSVSITSSTKVTEDVGVFLEVKASELDTYNAEHGTSYRILPEGSYNLSDTEARIAAGSAVSDPVSVEILSMDDLEFGVLYCLPLHITGTSTGMSVLGASQTTYIVFNQLIKTRGVDLGGSWNIDMEKTMKGKAELDNLSACTMEIRMYAKGWSSLSHGISSLIGVEENFMLRIGDVSIGGVDEPRSILNVAGRGSTLAALDNPLSLNRWYHVATVDDGSNLKLYIDGVEVASVSSADRDPVNLGYYYNSAFCIGRSANDYRRFNGMVSEARVWSRALTPIEMLNNQCYVNPETAEGLIGYWRLDEAEDRVFKDISGNGYDGEATSDPVWTGEIHCPVVE